The DNA segment ACCCCGGGCCTGCATCCAGTGTTGTTTTATCGTCAATACAGATCGTCTGATCTTTTAATACTGAAGAATAAACAGGAGGTAAAACTTTAAGTGTTATTTTAACAATCACAAAACAACCGGCAAGATTGGTGATTCTTACATACACTGTAGACGATGTCGAAATATAATTGTTTGCCGGCACAATTTCATTGGTATCAGCAAGTGCGTCAGCTTCGGTTTTATAATATTTTTTTGTAATGCCTGATGCTGAAGTCACATTTGCCTGTGTAAGATCAAATGATGCTGTTGTAGGAGCATTTTCTATAAAACATGATTCTATCGTGGCATCATTTGACACGATCGGTGGGAAAAATGCCAGCGTAATTGGTGCTGAACCCACACATCCTAACGGTGTGGTTACTTTTACATATACCGTGCCCGCTGCAGAAACATAATTTGCAGGATTTGAAATTTCAAGCCCGGCAGTAAGGTCTGCTAATGTTTTATAGTATTTTTTTGTAGAGCCTGCGGGTTCATTTACATTTGCTAAAGTAAGGTTAAAGGTTGCTGTTCCGGCGTTATTGTTATTACATGCAGTAAGCGTGGCCGGAGTTGCAGTAAATGGTGATAGATTGAGTTGTATTTTACCATCCGGGTTGTCACAGAGTAATCCTGAATTATCTTTAACCAATACCGAAACAGTGGTATTGGCGCTGAACTGGTAATTCGTAGGGTTTGTGATGGGGGTTCCTGATACACTGTACGAGAAAGTGTAGTTTGAAGGGTTAGCTACAAACTGATTCTGGTAACTCGTTAGATTTACCGTTCCCTGTCCCGTAGTCGGGTTCGGACAAAAAGTATCGGTTACTGTTGTCTGATTAAGGGCTACTTTGTCAATGTAAACCTTTACGTTTTTAATGGAATGTCTTGATCTGTTTCCTCCTGTGGAAGCTGAAAATCCGAAATAACCTATCGTCATTGCCGCTGCTGTTCCTGATGGAGCAAAAGATTGGTTACAGATTTGATTTCCATCGATGGTAATTTTTACAATCCAGTTGGCGGGAGCCGCGGGGTCTACCTGTGCGGTCACTTCAACATGTTTATATGTTGTTCCCTGAAAAGGAAGCGTGGTATTCATGTCCGGTGAGTGGAAAGAACTTCCCGGAATGTTAAAAAATTCAACATTATTATTATCGGTAGTGTTGGCAACTTGTCCATAGGCAACATGCACTTTGCTCATTACGGCAGTAGTGGTATTGTTGTAGGTGTCGAATCCTACGATAAATCCTACCGCATTCTGTGATACACCAAGTCCTGAACCTAAAACGCTGGCTACCGGCGGGTTGGCAAGGTACCAGAAAGCAATACCGTCTCCATTGGCCGTCTGGTTGGAATCCATTCTGAAATCGAACTCCACGCGCCACTTGTCACAATATTTAAGATTAATTGGATCGTTTAAGCGGATTGATCCGGATTGGTTGTTGGTGTCCGGAGTCAGCTGTACAAAATCTGTATTAACGACAGTGGGGGCGACCATGGTCCATCCTGTTGTATTTACGGGATTTCCTGTAAGCTGATAGGTTTGGGATAAAGCATATTTCGGAAAAAGAAGCAATGCATTTACCAATAAAAAGAGGTAGATTTTTTTACTCATTTATTAGACACTTAGATTTAGACGTGTCAAAGATATTAAATCCTAATCAATAAATATATATTTAATGTTAATTTTACCGAAATAGATGGTTATTTTATAATAAATGATAAGTTATATCAGTAAATACTGAAAGGTTATTACTTGTATTTAGTTTGAATATAAATTAAAAAAGAGAATTCTTTTCCATATTTTCAAAGTAAGTGTCAATGGCTAAATCTGCTGATGCTGCGGCAGTTACGGCAAGTTTATCGCATAGTTCATTCTCAAAATGGCCGGCATGGCCTTTAATCCAGTGCATTTTTGGCTTATGAAGATTGTACAATACCACAAATTTTTGCCAAAGATCAGGATTTTTTACATTTTTCCAGCCTCTTTTGATCCATCCGGCAAGCCAGTTCTGATTGATGGCATCGGCAACATACTTGCTGTCGGTATAAACATGAATGTCATTTTCAGGAGATTTCAGTTTTTCCAGAGCAGTAATTACGGCGAGAAGTTCCATTCTGTTGTTGGTAGTTTTCCTGAAACCTTTTGAGAATGTTTTCTGGTAGTTTTTTTCGGGGACCCGCATGAGAATTCCATACCCGCCTTTTCCGGGATTTCCGCTGCATGCGCCGTCGGTGTATATTTCAATTCTCATATCAGATTGAGGCTGAGGCTAAGATTTAGTTTAAAAAAATAAGGAATGATTTAACTATCAATTATTTTAAAAAGGAAAATCATCGTCATCATCAAAATCATTCATAGAAGATCCTGATACCTGGGAATTATTCGGAAGATCAAATGCTGCTCCGGGCTGTATGGTTGTTTTAATCTTATCAAAGCCACTTGGTTCGGCAGACCCAAAATTAGAAGGGTATCCGCCACCCATTCCGCCATCAAAAGCTGCTTCAATATCCCCGAATTTAGCAAAATGTTTCAGGAAGGATAAGCGAACATCGGCAGTTGCGCCGTTCCTGTGCTTGGCGATAATAAGCTCTGCCTGGTTTTCCGTTGAGGTTTCCTGGCCTTCTTCATCATTATCCCAAACGGTGATTTTATAATACTCCGGTCTGAAGATAAAGGATACGATATCCGCATCCTGCTCGATTGCTCCGGATTCCCTAAGGTCGGAAAGCTGGGGTCTTTTTCCGGGACGTGTTTCCACACTACGCGAAAGCTGCGAAAGAGCAATAACAGGAACATTAAGTTCTTTTGCGATGGCTTTCAGTGATCTTGAGATCATGGAAATTTCCTGTTCACGGTTTCCGGTTCCTTTTCCGCCGCCACCGGCTGTCATCAGCTGAAGATAATCGACCATAATCAATCGTACACCATGCTGCATTACCAATCTACGGCATTTTGCACGGAAGTCAAAGATAGAAAGAGAAGGAGTTTCATCAATATAGAGCGGAGCATTTTCAAGTTCTGATACATTGGAGAACAGTCTTTGCCATTCTTCATCGTCCAGTGTTCCTTTTCTTAATTTTTCGGAAGAAATTCTTGTTTCGGACGCAATCATCCTCGTGATAAGCTGTACGGAAGCCATCTCAAGGGAAAACAGAGCCATCGGAATTTTGTGTCCTACAGCGATATTTCTTGCCATGGAAAGAAGAAATGCGGTTTTTCCCATTGCCGGACGTGCCGCAATAATGATAAGGTCGGAATTCTGCCATCCTCCGGTTTCTTTATCCACATCACGGAATCCTGAAGGTACCCCAGAAAGACCTTCTTTGTCTTTTAAAGATTTAATGGTGTCAATGGCCTGCTTTACTAATGAATTAGCGGTATCAAACCCTTTTTTGATCGTTCCGTTGGTGATCTCGAAAAATGACTGTTCGGCTTTATCCAACAATTCAAAAACGTCGGTTGATTCTTTATAGGCGGCATCAATAACGTTCGCCGATACATTAATTAAACTTCGTAAAATATATTTTTCGAGAATAACACGAACATGATATTCGATATGTGCAGACGAACTTACTCCCATCGTAAGATCAATGATATAGCTGTCTCCGCCGGCAAGATTCAATCTGCCTTCCTTCTTCAGATCCTGTATGATGGTCATTAAGTCAACCGGCTGGTTTCCTTCGTAAAGTTTTAAAATGGTAGAAAAAATTACCTGATGTCTCGGATCATAAAAAACTTCCGGTGTAAGTAAATCAATAGAATGGTCCAGACCCTTTTTGTCAATTAAAAAGGTTCCGATAACCAGTCTTTCGAAATCCAGAGCATTTGGCGGCATTTTTCCGTCAGCAATGGAGAGTTCTTTTGCAAAGTTTCCGTTCGTCAATGAAGATAATGTTTCTTTCTGCGCCATAGTTCTGCAAAGATAGTTTTTTTGAAAAGCAATTAAAAAATAGTATTCAACAATTTATGAACACAGCATTGTTAAAATATAATAAGAATGCGGTTTTGTGTTGATGTGCATAAAAAAATCACCTCTGTTAAGAGGTGATTTAAATATTTGAAAATTAACGGGTTGATTAATCGATGTTTTTTACCAATACCCAGCCGCTGTATTTGGTTTCGGTATTGTTTTTATCATTTTCAGTCCACGTTATGGTATACCAGTATGTACCGGTTACGATTTTCTTGCCATTGGAAGTTCCGTCCCAGGTATAGTTCCTGATTTTATCGGCACGGTACAGCATGTTTCCGTATCTGTCATACACGGTGAAAACAACATTTTTCTTATATGACAGTGCTGAATAATCTATATAATCATTTTTGTTGTCCCCGTTTGGCGTAATGGCATTGATCAGATTAGGAACCGTTACCTGAACGCTGATAGGGTTACAATCATAAGAATCTTTCACATATACTGTATTTTCGCCTCTCGGAAGCCCGGAGAATACGTTTGAATCCTGCCAGTTCGTACCGTCAAGTGAGTATTGGTAAGGACCTTTTCCTCCGTTTACGGTTACGGTAAAAGAATCGTTTGTGATCTCAATATTGGTAATAACCGGTTGTACGGAAGCGCTAACTTTTACTGGCTGTAATGTCCAGCATTTTCCTGTTTTTAATTTAACCCAGTAAACACCTGCAGACACATTGGAAATAGATTGTGTGGTAGCACCTGTGCTCCATTCGTAAGCGTCAAATCCAGGACCTGCATCTAAAGTGGTTTTATCTTCTATACAGATGATCTTATCTTTAAGAATGGAAGATGTTACCGGAGGTAAAACTTTCAGGTTAATTTTTGCAATAGCATAACAATTCGTGTCATTAATTACTCTCACATATACCACACTTGTTGTTGCAATGTAAGCTGCGGGATTTAATATTTCATTTGTTCCTGCTACAGCATCGGCTTCTGTTTTAAAATATTTTTTGGAAGTTCCTGTCTGAGACGTTACTACTGTTTGTGTCAAATCAAACGAAGCTGTTGTTACATTTGTAGCTATATAGCATTCTTCAATAGAGGCATCATTTACTACAACAACAGGATTGAACTGTAAAGTAATCTGGTTGTATCCTGTACATCCCTGCGGCGTTCTTACTTTTACGTATACTGTTTTTGGAGCAACAGAGGTATATGCAGAAGGGGTTGTAATTTCATTGGTTCCTGCATTCAGGTCCGCAAGGGTAGGGTAGTATTTTTTGGTTACATTCGTTGAAGTCGGATAAGAATTTGCAGTCGTCAAATTAAAAACTCCGGTTCCTGCATTATTGTTATTACAAGCCTTTACAGTAGTAGGAACTACATCAAGAGCAGGTAAGAACTGCAGTGTTATCTGGGCTGTTCCTACACATCCTTCTGAAGTTGTAACTTTTACGAATACTGTTTTCGGAGCGGCAGACGCATAGGAAGAAGGATTGGTAATCT comes from the Chryseobacterium nepalense genome and includes:
- a CDS encoding lectin-like domain-containing protein, whose amino-acid sequence is MSKKIYLFLLVNALLLFPKYALSQTYQLTGNPVNTTGWTMVAPTVVNTDFVQLTPDTNNQSGSIRLNDPINLKYCDKWRVEFDFRMDSNQTANGDGIAFWYLANPPVASVLGSGLGVSQNAVGFIVGFDTYNNTTTAVMSKVHVAYGQVANTTDNNNVEFFNIPGSSFHSPDMNTTLPFQGTTYKHVEVTAQVDPAAPANWIVKITIDGNQICNQSFAPSGTAAAMTIGYFGFSASTGGNRSRHSIKNVKVYIDKVALNQTTVTDTFCPNPTTGQGTVNLTSYQNQFVANPSNYTFSYSVSGTPITNPTNYQFSANTTVSVLVKDNSGLLCDNPDGKIQLNLSPFTATPATLTACNNNNAGTATFNLTLANVNEPAGSTKKYYKTLADLTAGLEISNPANYVSAAGTVYVKVTTPLGCVGSAPITLAFFPPIVSNDATIESCFIENAPTTASFDLTQANVTSASGITKKYYKTEADALADTNEIVPANNYISTSSTVYVRITNLAGCFVIVKITLKVLPPVYSSVLKDQTICIDDKTTLDAGPGFDTYLWSTGATTQSVQDITPGLYWVQLKTGRCITKQMVRVNPSPQPVIATIDITNNTITVNVKGGKGPYQYSLDGVNWQDSNVFTGLARGEVKVYVKDAYDCTPIQIQITVPNLINAITPNGDNVNDVIDYSALAYKKNLVFTIFDRYGNKLYQADKIRNYKWDGTTGGKKVITDTYWYTITWNENDKNSTQTTYNGWVLVKNRE
- the rnhA gene encoding ribonuclease HI; amino-acid sequence: MRIEIYTDGACSGNPGKGGYGILMRVPEKNYQKTFSKGFRKTTNNRMELLAVITALEKLKSPENDIHVYTDSKYVADAINQNWLAGWIKRGWKNVKNPDLWQKFVVLYNLHKPKMHWIKGHAGHFENELCDKLAVTAAASADLAIDTYFENMEKNSLF
- the dnaB gene encoding replicative DNA helicase, yielding MAQKETLSSLTNGNFAKELSIADGKMPPNALDFERLVIGTFLIDKKGLDHSIDLLTPEVFYDPRHQVIFSTILKLYEGNQPVDLMTIIQDLKKEGRLNLAGGDSYIIDLTMGVSSSAHIEYHVRVILEKYILRSLINVSANVIDAAYKESTDVFELLDKAEQSFFEITNGTIKKGFDTANSLVKQAIDTIKSLKDKEGLSGVPSGFRDVDKETGGWQNSDLIIIAARPAMGKTAFLLSMARNIAVGHKIPMALFSLEMASVQLITRMIASETRISSEKLRKGTLDDEEWQRLFSNVSELENAPLYIDETPSLSIFDFRAKCRRLVMQHGVRLIMVDYLQLMTAGGGGKGTGNREQEISMISRSLKAIAKELNVPVIALSQLSRSVETRPGKRPQLSDLRESGAIEQDADIVSFIFRPEYYKITVWDNDEEGQETSTENQAELIIAKHRNGATADVRLSFLKHFAKFGDIEAAFDGGMGGGYPSNFGSAEPSGFDKIKTTIQPGAAFDLPNNSQVSGSSMNDFDDDDDFPF
- a CDS encoding T9SS type B sorting domain-containing protein, translating into MKKVLLLTVLFFSQLFFSQSDCITAIPVCGNSNISYDPTGPGTVTDIPNPAPDWLCLKGGEHYSVWYSFTVATSGTLTFEITPNVDLTLPATAPGNSADYDWAVWGPSPTCGNLGTPVTCNYAGMTGTWPNPTGLSANPPNAPNAGYNPPMNVTAGQTYVLLVDNFSHNSLGFSLTWGGTATLTSAFTDPALTPNPFIAPGSPAANPADPNEILKCALPTMFDFSTLSTGIINGNPNFTVSYHLTSNDAITGNAPITTPIMVNATTIYYYRLKYTDPANPNNPINGCFQVGKFKFRSGNIVVQDATISSCNFDNTGIGYFDLNSANVYNPTNVTKKYYPTMADLNAGTNEITNPSSYASAAPKTVFVKVTTSEGCVGTAQITLQFLPALDVVPTTVKACNNNNAGTGVFNLTTANSYPTSTNVTKKYYPTLADLNAGTNEITTPSAYTSVAPKTVYVKVRTPQGCTGYNQITLQFNPVVVVNDASIEECYIATNVTTASFDLTQTVVTSQTGTSKKYFKTEADAVAGTNEILNPAAYIATTSVVYVRVINDTNCYAIAKINLKVLPPVTSSILKDKIICIEDKTTLDAGPGFDAYEWSTGATTQSISNVSAGVYWVKLKTGKCWTLQPVKVSASVQPVITNIEITNDSFTVTVNGGKGPYQYSLDGTNWQDSNVFSGLPRGENTVYVKDSYDCNPISVQVTVPNLINAITPNGDNKNDYIDYSALSYKKNVVFTVYDRYGNMLYRADKIRNYTWDGTSNGKKIVTGTYWYTITWTENDKNNTETKYSGWVLVKNID